In a single window of the Pseudoxanthomonas sp. F37 genome:
- a CDS encoding helix-turn-helix transcriptional regulator, which yields MKLSMRIRIARQRAGLSQEALALNLGVTRSAVANWEGADGVLPASARLAHIAQLTRVNFEWLATGRGPLDHGGSDEAPAVEGGRVHDEYERRLLAAFRRMTEHARLEVVLHCEAMTPRAARRGARSR from the coding sequence ATGAAGCTGTCCATGCGCATCCGGATAGCCCGCCAGCGTGCCGGACTTTCCCAGGAGGCCCTGGCCTTGAACCTTGGGGTCACCCGCAGCGCGGTGGCCAACTGGGAAGGCGCGGACGGCGTTTTGCCTGCTTCCGCGCGACTGGCCCACATCGCCCAGCTGACCCGCGTCAACTTCGAATGGCTGGCCACCGGCCGCGGCCCCCTCGATCATGGCGGCAGTGACGAGGCCCCTGCTGTCGAAGGCGGGAGGGTCCATGACGAGTACGAGCGGCGCCTGTTGGCCGCGTTCCGGCGCATGACCGAGCATGCCCGGCTGGAAGTCGTACTGCATTGCGAAGCCATGACCCCACGCGCCGCGCGCCGTGGCGCTCGATCGCGCTGA
- a CDS encoding GNAT family N-acetyltransferase gives MSDAGAIELIGSFPDAPTYRRLRAETGLSPKSQEAAERGLANTLYGVSLLKAGEVIGMGRVVGDGGTVFVVVDIAVQRDHQGQGLGKRIMAALDAWLRANAPPSAYIMLVADGEARHLYAQFGFADTAPASISMAYVARGSDSGS, from the coding sequence ATGAGTGATGCCGGGGCGATCGAACTGATCGGGTCGTTCCCCGATGCGCCCACCTATCGGCGGCTCCGCGCCGAGACCGGCTTGTCGCCGAAGTCGCAAGAAGCCGCCGAGCGGGGGCTTGCGAACACGCTGTACGGCGTCAGCCTGCTGAAGGCCGGTGAGGTGATCGGCATGGGGCGGGTGGTCGGCGATGGCGGCACCGTGTTCGTCGTCGTGGACATCGCCGTGCAACGCGACCATCAGGGGCAGGGACTGGGCAAACGCATCATGGCAGCGCTGGATGCATGGTTGCGCGCGAACGCGCCGCCGTCGGCGTACATCATGCTGGTCGCCGACGGAGAGGCCCGGCACCTCTATGCGCAGTTCGGCTTCGCCGACACGGCGCCCGCGTCCATCAGCATGGCCTATGTGGCGCGCGGTTCCGACTCGGGCAGTTAG
- a CDS encoding alkaline phosphatase, whose amino-acid sequence MLPRSFVSPLAGMTLLTALAGCASTAPSSSPATHVDVPAVAHPQGESPQWWYRSGAAKAAANGAMQGKAKNVIVFLGDGMSLTTVAAARIFEGQRKGMPGEENLLSWERFPHTAFSKTYNTDSQTPDSAGTMTAIATGVKSHMGAIGVSAGRKGECTPDGSKDLLSWLTLADSAGLATGIVTTARITHATPAATYAHVSHRDWENDTDLPPEATEAGCKDIAQQLLAAARFGRGPTVALGGGRGEFLPVDARDPEEDDKVGQRLDGRNLVAEWQQAHPQGAYVTNTQQLKAAADAPQLLGLFEYDHMQFEHDRRKDDRGEPSLAELTRAAIRTLSRNGDGFVLLVEGARIDHANHYGNAYRALDETVAMSDAVRAAVEATSRDDTLIVVTADHSHTLNFVGYPVRGNPILGKVRGQGGEDDTPGDLARDQTGLTFTTLTYANGPGYTGASNRQPAGPKTFLHAPSSVEPAEGRPDLSHVDTEHPDYLQEALVPLKSESHGGEDVGIWATGPGSDAFRGTLEQNTIYHVIVQAAPKLRARLCAAGTCDANGVPVELPKIGDFEQK is encoded by the coding sequence ATGCTCCCGCGTTCTTTCGTATCGCCGCTCGCCGGCATGACCCTGCTCACCGCCCTGGCCGGCTGCGCCAGCACCGCGCCCTCCTCCTCTCCGGCAACGCACGTCGACGTTCCAGCGGTCGCGCATCCCCAAGGCGAAAGTCCGCAGTGGTGGTACCGGAGCGGTGCGGCGAAGGCCGCCGCGAACGGGGCCATGCAGGGCAAGGCGAAGAACGTCATCGTCTTCCTCGGCGACGGCATGAGCCTGACCACGGTGGCCGCCGCGCGCATCTTCGAAGGCCAGCGCAAGGGCATGCCGGGCGAGGAGAACCTGCTGAGCTGGGAGCGCTTCCCGCACACCGCCTTCAGCAAGACCTACAACACCGATTCGCAGACGCCGGACTCGGCCGGCACCATGACGGCCATCGCCACGGGCGTGAAGTCGCACATGGGCGCCATCGGCGTGTCGGCCGGCCGCAAGGGCGAATGCACGCCCGACGGCAGCAAGGACCTGCTCAGCTGGCTCACGCTGGCCGACAGCGCCGGCCTGGCCACGGGCATCGTCACCACCGCACGCATCACCCATGCCACGCCCGCCGCGACCTACGCCCACGTATCGCACCGCGACTGGGAGAACGACACCGACCTGCCGCCTGAAGCCACCGAGGCCGGCTGCAAGGACATCGCGCAGCAGTTGCTGGCCGCCGCGCGTTTCGGCCGCGGCCCCACCGTCGCGCTGGGCGGCGGACGGGGCGAGTTCCTGCCGGTCGACGCGCGCGATCCGGAAGAGGACGACAAGGTCGGCCAGCGCCTGGACGGGCGCAACCTGGTCGCCGAATGGCAACAGGCGCACCCGCAGGGCGCTTACGTCACCAACACGCAGCAGCTGAAGGCCGCGGCCGATGCGCCGCAACTGCTGGGCCTGTTCGAGTACGACCACATGCAGTTCGAACACGACCGCCGCAAGGACGACCGCGGGGAACCCTCGCTGGCCGAACTGACCCGTGCCGCGATCCGCACCCTGTCGCGCAATGGCGACGGCTTCGTGCTGCTGGTCGAAGGCGCGCGCATCGACCACGCCAACCACTACGGCAATGCGTATCGCGCGCTCGACGAGACCGTCGCGATGTCGGACGCGGTGCGGGCCGCCGTGGAAGCGACCTCGCGCGACGATACGCTGATCGTCGTGACGGCGGACCACTCGCATACGCTGAACTTCGTCGGCTACCCGGTACGCGGCAACCCCATCCTCGGCAAGGTGCGCGGCCAGGGCGGCGAAGACGACACGCCCGGCGACCTCGCGCGCGACCAGACCGGCCTGACCTTCACCACGCTGACGTACGCCAACGGCCCCGGCTACACCGGCGCCAGCAACCGGCAGCCCGCAGGCCCCAAGACCTTCCTGCATGCGCCCAGCAGCGTTGAGCCGGCCGAAGGCCGTCCGGACCTGAGCCACGTCGACACCGAGCATCCCGATTACCTGCAGGAGGCCCTGGTGCCGTTGAAGTCCGAGTCGCACGGCGGCGAAGACGTGGGCATCTGGGCGACCGGCCCTGGCAGCGACGCCTTCCGCGGCACGCTGGAGCAGAACACCATCTACCACGTCATCGTGCAGGCCGCACCGAAACTGCGCGCACGCCTGTGCGCCGCAGGCACCTGCGACGCGAACGGCGTACCGGTGGAGCTGCCGAAGATCGGGGATTTCGAACAGAAGTGA
- a CDS encoding class I SAM-dependent methyltransferase: MTKHYDADYFQRWYRDGDIGGAPRLARKVALAVAVAEYHLERPIRTVLDIGCGEGAWRTPLLKLRPKLQYLGFDSSEYAIRRFGRTRNLHYARFEDFQYLRPCEPVDLLVCSDVLHYVPTRELKRGLSGLAELCGGVAFLETFAKEDDFEGDHEGFQPRKAAWYRQAFNGAGLQSIGNHCWLGPRLAGDVAVLEAADYRPIT; this comes from the coding sequence ATGACCAAGCATTACGACGCCGACTACTTCCAGCGCTGGTACCGCGACGGCGACATCGGCGGCGCGCCACGGCTCGCGCGCAAGGTCGCGCTGGCCGTCGCCGTGGCCGAGTACCATCTGGAGCGCCCCATCCGCACCGTGCTCGACATCGGCTGCGGCGAAGGCGCCTGGCGCACACCGCTGCTGAAGCTGCGACCGAAGCTGCAGTACCTGGGCTTCGACAGCAGCGAGTACGCGATCCGCCGCTTCGGGCGCACGCGCAACCTGCACTACGCGCGCTTCGAGGACTTCCAGTACCTGCGCCCCTGCGAACCCGTCGACCTGCTGGTCTGCTCGGATGTCCTGCATTACGTGCCCACCCGCGAACTGAAGCGCGGCCTGTCCGGGCTGGCGGAACTGTGCGGCGGTGTGGCCTTCCTTGAAACCTTCGCCAAGGAGGACGACTTCGAAGGCGACCATGAAGGCTTCCAGCCGCGCAAGGCGGCCTGGTACCGGCAGGCCTTCAACGGCGCAGGCTTGCAGTCCATCGGCAACCACTGCTGGCTGGGGCCACGCCTGGCCGGCGATGTGGCCGTGCTGGAGGCGGCGGACTATCGGCCGATAACCTGA
- a CDS encoding dicarboxylate/amino acid:cation symporter, translating to MKLVSAWLRIPFWQRVVAGFVLGALAGWLMGPAAGVWLKPLGDLYVTLIKMIAVPLVFFAVINAVSSLHGQKSVAALGGRTFLWFAVTAALAVCVGLSVGWVLQPGKGLTGLMMAPDYQVREVPTPVQVLLDIVPANPFKALTEGKILQVIFFAGLLGFALVKLGERSAGLRKLAGEASDTMVQVTRFVLEMTPIGTFGLIGSLVGTYGFEKLLPLGSYIGALYLACALHIIVVYGSLLLAHGLNPWKFFRGAAPGMQVAFVSSSSFASMPAALRSVTHNLGVDKDYAAFAVPLGASIKMDGCGAIYPALTSIFVAQYFGLDLSVNQYFVILLASVLGSFGTAGVPGTATVMVTLVLSAANLPLEGIGLLVAIDRVLDMMRTMTNVTGQMLVPVLVAKETGLLDRETYDSGSTNVGLADDAAPTS from the coding sequence ATGAAGCTGGTCTCGGCCTGGTTGAGGATCCCGTTCTGGCAGCGCGTCGTCGCCGGCTTCGTGCTGGGCGCACTGGCGGGCTGGCTGATGGGGCCGGCCGCTGGCGTGTGGCTAAAGCCGCTGGGCGACCTCTATGTCACGCTGATCAAGATGATCGCGGTGCCGCTGGTGTTCTTCGCGGTGATCAATGCCGTGTCCAGCCTGCATGGGCAGAAGTCGGTGGCGGCGCTGGGAGGGCGCACGTTCCTGTGGTTTGCCGTGACGGCGGCGCTGGCGGTCTGCGTGGGCCTGTCCGTGGGCTGGGTCTTGCAGCCGGGCAAGGGCCTGACCGGCTTGATGATGGCGCCGGATTACCAGGTGCGCGAGGTGCCCACGCCGGTGCAGGTGCTGCTGGACATCGTGCCGGCCAATCCGTTCAAGGCGCTCACCGAGGGCAAGATCCTGCAGGTGATCTTCTTCGCCGGCCTGCTCGGTTTTGCGCTGGTCAAGCTGGGCGAGCGCAGCGCCGGCCTGCGCAAGCTGGCCGGCGAGGCCAGCGACACCATGGTGCAGGTCACCCGCTTCGTGCTGGAGATGACGCCGATCGGCACGTTCGGTCTGATCGGCAGCCTGGTCGGCACCTATGGATTCGAGAAGCTGCTGCCGCTGGGCAGCTACATCGGCGCGCTCTACCTGGCCTGCGCGCTGCACATCATCGTGGTGTACGGCAGCCTGCTGCTGGCGCACGGGCTCAATCCGTGGAAGTTCTTCCGCGGCGCCGCACCGGGCATGCAGGTCGCGTTCGTCAGTTCGTCCAGCTTCGCCTCGATGCCGGCCGCGCTGCGCAGCGTCACCCACAACCTGGGCGTGGACAAGGACTACGCGGCGTTCGCCGTGCCATTGGGCGCCAGCATCAAGATGGACGGCTGCGGCGCGATCTATCCGGCGCTGACGTCGATCTTCGTGGCCCAGTACTTCGGGCTGGACCTGTCGGTGAACCAGTACTTCGTCATCCTGCTGGCCTCGGTGCTGGGCAGCTTCGGCACGGCTGGCGTGCCGGGCACGGCCACGGTGATGGTCACCCTGGTACTGAGCGCCGCCAACCTGCCGCTGGAAGGCATCGGCCTGCTGGTGGCGATCGACCGGGTCCTGGACATGATGCGCACCATGACCAACGTGACCGGCCAGATGCTGGTGCCGGTGCTGGTGGCGAAGGAGACCGGACTGCTGGACAGGGAGACCTACGACTCGGGGTCTACCAACGTGGGTCTGGCGGATGACGCCGCGCCAACGTCATGA
- a CDS encoding CopD family protein produces MATVFYLPRILVNLAETSGQADVQARLQLMGRRLYGFGHNMFGIAVILGGVLWFYFGISGGWLHAKLTLVALMLVHFIVTGRWLKGVAKGKSLPSPTALRWFNELPLLGLIVVVWLVLAKPF; encoded by the coding sequence ATGGCGACGGTGTTCTACCTGCCGCGCATCCTGGTCAACCTGGCCGAGACCTCCGGGCAGGCCGACGTCCAGGCGCGCCTGCAACTGATGGGGCGCCGCCTGTACGGTTTCGGCCACAACATGTTCGGCATCGCGGTGATCCTGGGCGGCGTGCTGTGGTTCTACTTCGGCATCAGCGGCGGCTGGCTGCATGCCAAGCTGACGCTGGTCGCGCTGATGCTGGTGCACTTCATCGTCACCGGCCGCTGGCTGAAGGGCGTGGCCAAGGGCAAGTCGCTGCCGTCGCCCACCGCGCTGCGCTGGTTCAACGAACTGCCGCTGTTGGGGCTGATCGTGGTGGTGTGGCTGGTGTTGGCCAAGCCGTTCTGA
- a CDS encoding sensor domain-containing protein, with product MNTTTDPGSRLPTTIPEYLEQLRAALAGADKAMIQDALYDAEEYLRSELAENPGKSEAEVIASVAGSYGAPEEVADIYRETEVTVAKALRPPVPPKRKSLPGRFFGVAADARTYGALFYMLLSLATGTFYFTWVVTGASLSAGLLILIVGIPLLLLFLMSVRLLSLVEGRVVEVLLGERMPRRPLYTQRDKPWTTRLKELFTDGRTWTAMLYLLLMHPLGVLYFSVAITLLAVSLGFIAAPVAYFLPFDYVLNFGDWNMATDAPWMLPVLSVAGFLLLFVTLHLARLVGRFHGWLAKHLLVRTPVV from the coding sequence ATGAACACCACCACCGACCCGGGCAGCCGCCTGCCCACCACGATTCCCGAATACCTGGAGCAGCTGCGCGCCGCGCTTGCGGGGGCGGACAAGGCGATGATCCAGGATGCCCTGTACGACGCCGAGGAATACCTGCGCTCGGAACTGGCGGAGAACCCCGGCAAGTCCGAAGCCGAGGTGATCGCCTCGGTCGCCGGCAGCTACGGTGCGCCGGAGGAAGTGGCCGACATCTACCGCGAGACCGAGGTCACCGTCGCCAAGGCCTTGCGTCCGCCGGTTCCCCCCAAGCGCAAGTCGCTGCCGGGACGGTTCTTCGGGGTGGCCGCCGATGCGCGCACCTACGGTGCGCTGTTCTACATGCTGTTGTCGCTGGCCACCGGTACGTTCTACTTCACCTGGGTGGTGACCGGCGCCAGCCTGTCGGCCGGCCTGCTCATCCTGATCGTCGGCATCCCGCTGCTGCTGCTGTTCCTGATGTCGGTGCGCCTGCTGTCGCTGGTGGAAGGGCGCGTGGTGGAAGTGCTGCTGGGCGAACGCATGCCGCGCCGTCCGCTGTATACGCAGCGCGACAAGCCGTGGACGACGCGCCTGAAGGAGCTGTTCACCGACGGCCGCACCTGGACGGCGATGCTGTACCTGCTGCTGATGCATCCGCTGGGGGTCCTGTACTTCTCGGTGGCCATCACGCTGCTGGCCGTATCGCTGGGCTTCATCGCGGCGCCGGTGGCCTACTTCCTGCCATTCGACTATGTGCTGAACTTCGGCGACTGGAACATGGCCACTGACGCGCCCTGGATGCTGCCGGTCCTGTCCGTCGCCGGCTTCCTCCTGCTCTTCGTCACCCTGCACCTGGCGCGCCTGGTCGGCCGTTTCCACGGCTGGCTGGCCAAGCACCTGCTGGTGCGCACGCCGGTGGTGTGA
- a CDS encoding bile acid:sodium symporter family protein has translation MQASLLTNLLLPLALGIIMLGLGLGLTLEDFRRVARYPRAVLIGLALQTLVLPWAAFGLALGFGLPAELAVGLMLLAASPGGATANIYSHLARGDVALNITLTAINSLLCLLTLPVILNLSLEYFLGAGQYVPPPTKKVVEVAAIILLPVAIGMVIRARAAGFAARTEKPIRLLSVLVLALLVAAAVAQEWKTLTAYFALVGLACLLFNLASMGAGYAAPLALRLPKKQAIAIAMEIGIHNGTLAIFIALNVLEDATISVPAAVYSLLMFVTAAVFAWWVSRGGREANG, from the coding sequence ATGCAGGCTTCACTGCTGACCAACCTGCTGTTGCCGTTGGCCCTGGGCATCATCATGCTGGGGCTGGGGCTGGGACTGACGCTGGAGGATTTCCGCCGCGTCGCGCGCTATCCGCGCGCGGTGCTGATCGGACTGGCCCTGCAGACGCTGGTGCTGCCCTGGGCCGCGTTCGGGCTGGCACTGGGCTTCGGCCTGCCAGCCGAACTCGCCGTCGGCCTGATGCTGCTGGCCGCTTCGCCCGGCGGCGCGACCGCCAACATCTACAGCCACCTCGCGCGCGGCGACGTGGCGCTGAACATCACCCTGACCGCGATCAACAGCCTGCTCTGCCTGCTGACGCTGCCGGTGATCCTCAACCTGTCGCTGGAGTACTTCCTGGGCGCCGGCCAGTACGTGCCGCCGCCGACGAAGAAGGTGGTCGAAGTGGCCGCCATCATCCTGCTGCCCGTCGCCATCGGCATGGTCATCCGCGCCCGCGCCGCCGGGTTCGCGGCGCGCACCGAAAAGCCCATCCGCCTGCTGTCGGTGCTGGTGCTGGCGTTGCTGGTGGCCGCAGCGGTAGCGCAGGAGTGGAAGACCCTGACCGCCTACTTCGCCCTTGTCGGCCTGGCCTGCCTGCTGTTCAACCTGGCCAGCATGGGCGCCGGCTACGCCGCGCCGCTGGCGCTGCGCCTGCCGAAGAAGCAGGCCATCGCCATCGCCATGGAGATCGGCATCCACAACGGCACGCTGGCCATCTTCATCGCGCTCAACGTGCTGGAGGACGCGACCATCTCAGTACCGGCGGCGGTCTACAGCCTGCTGATGTTCGTCACCGCGGCGGTGTTCGCCTGGTGGGTGTCGCGCGGCGGGCGCGAGGCCAACGGCTAA
- a CDS encoding PadR family transcriptional regulator, whose product MSEPDIHLKKFQKELSAGTVSLALLAVLARAGEPLYGYLIAKQLERVGDGVLSGKQSALYPVLRNLEGGGLLDSFVEPSVAGPPRRYYRITEAGRQTLQSWAAAWRATRDSVDSVLEGIPA is encoded by the coding sequence ATGAGTGAACCCGATATCCATCTGAAGAAGTTCCAGAAGGAGCTGAGCGCCGGCACCGTGTCGCTGGCGCTGCTGGCGGTGCTGGCCCGCGCGGGCGAGCCGTTGTACGGCTACCTGATCGCCAAGCAGCTGGAGCGTGTCGGCGACGGCGTGCTCAGCGGCAAGCAGAGTGCCCTGTACCCGGTCCTCCGCAACCTGGAGGGCGGCGGCCTGCTGGACAGCTTCGTCGAGCCGTCGGTCGCGGGCCCGCCACGCCGTTACTACCGCATCACCGAGGCGGGGCGACAGACCCTGCAGTCCTGGGCCGCCGCCTGGCGCGCCACCCGCGATTCCGTCGATTCCGTGCTTGAGGGGATTCCTGCATGA
- the phaZ gene encoding polyhydroxyalkanoate depolymerase: MTLYQLHELGRAWMAPLAYMAEANARIFSAPTSWLSNLPGAERIAAGNELVHRIGKDYEKPAWEIREVEAHGRTVPVVELESLKKPFCRLLRFKRYTDDADTISLLKDDPVVLVVAPLSGHHATLLRDTVHTLLRNHKVYVTDWVDARMVPASEGAFGLDDYVAYVEEFIRHIGAEKLHVISVCQPTVPVLAAVSLMAARGEATPRSLVMMGGPIDARRSPTEVNGLATRNPLSWFEHNVIHTVPMPYPGEGRRVYPGFLQHAGFIAMNPSRHFMSHWDFYSDLVKGDLQDAESHRRFYDEYNAVLDMPAEYYLDTIRTVFQEFLLPRGMWKVNGELVKPAAIRKTALMSIEGELDDISGQGQTAAAHDLCTGIPKPHHKHLTVEGAGHYGIFSGRRWREKVYPQVRDFIAKYAG, encoded by the coding sequence ATGACCCTGTACCAACTGCACGAACTCGGACGCGCATGGATGGCGCCGCTGGCCTACATGGCCGAAGCGAACGCGCGCATCTTCTCCGCTCCCACCAGTTGGCTGTCCAACCTGCCCGGCGCCGAACGCATCGCGGCGGGCAACGAGCTCGTCCACCGCATCGGCAAGGACTACGAAAAGCCGGCGTGGGAGATCCGCGAAGTCGAGGCGCATGGCCGCACCGTGCCCGTGGTGGAGCTGGAATCGCTGAAGAAGCCGTTCTGCCGGCTGCTGCGCTTCAAGCGCTACACCGACGATGCCGACACCATCTCGTTGCTGAAGGACGACCCGGTGGTGCTGGTGGTGGCGCCGTTGTCGGGCCATCACGCCACCCTGCTGCGCGACACCGTGCATACCCTGCTGCGCAACCACAAGGTGTACGTGACCGACTGGGTGGACGCGCGCATGGTGCCGGCTTCCGAAGGCGCCTTCGGCCTGGACGACTACGTGGCCTACGTGGAGGAGTTCATCCGCCATATCGGCGCCGAGAAGCTGCATGTGATCAGCGTCTGCCAGCCCACCGTGCCGGTGCTGGCCGCCGTGTCGCTGATGGCCGCGCGCGGCGAAGCCACGCCGCGTTCGCTGGTGATGATGGGCGGCCCGATCGATGCGCGCCGCAGCCCCACCGAAGTCAACGGCCTGGCCACGCGCAATCCCCTTTCTTGGTTCGAGCACAACGTCATCCATACGGTGCCGATGCCCTACCCGGGCGAAGGCCGCCGCGTGTATCCCGGCTTCCTGCAGCACGCCGGCTTCATCGCAATGAATCCCAGCCGCCACTTCATGTCGCACTGGGACTTCTACAGCGACCTGGTGAAGGGCGACCTGCAGGACGCCGAATCGCACCGCAGGTTCTACGACGAGTACAACGCCGTGCTGGACATGCCGGCCGAGTATTACCTGGACACCATCCGCACCGTGTTCCAGGAATTCCTGCTGCCGCGCGGCATGTGGAAGGTCAACGGAGAGCTGGTGAAGCCGGCTGCGATCCGGAAGACCGCCCTGATGAGCATCGAAGGCGAACTGGACGACATTTCCGGCCAGGGCCAGACCGCTGCCGCACACGACCTGTGCACCGGCATTCCCAAGCCGCATCACAAGCACCTGACCGTCGAGGGCGCGGGCCATTACGGCATCTTCAGCGGCCGCCGCTGGCGCGAGAAGGTCTACCCGCAGGTGCGCGATTTCATCGCCAAGTACGCCGGCTGA
- a CDS encoding peptidase domain-containing ABC transporter: MVASAWGAGVELPELRRRFSMSLKGAKLNQLIHIAQQLGFSTRPLRLDMEDLGKLKLPCILHWDLNHFVVLAKVGTSKVTILDPAVGERMLSFAEVSDHFTGVALELTPTAEFKPQKAVPTVRARQLTGPVRGLWRALAQILLLSAALQVFVVLAPFYMQWVVDQVLVSADRDLLTVLGLGFGLALVLQIGISLLRGWSVVYLSSRLGLQWMGNVFAHLLKLPLDYFEKRHLGDITSRMSSVQAIQRTLTTSFVEALIDGLMAVVTLGLMLFYSWKLALVTLLAVILYLGIRAIAYRPVRDRTEQQLVAGAKQQTHLLESLRGMQSLKVAGEESQRRSTYDNLMHDTVDQEVRLARMGLGFNSASQLVFGIERIAVIWIGATLALQSVFSVGMLIAYLAYKDQFAGRMAALIDRWVEFRMLRLHGERLADIVLTPPEEQAAQPESLPPASTRIEVENLSFRYGDGEPWVLKDCNFTIEAGDSVAIIGASGCGKTTLVKLLLGLLPPTEGVIRVGGHDLHRIGPRNVRTLVGAVMQDDQLFAGSVADNISFFDPEMDQARIEHAARLAAVHDEIAFMPMGYHSLIGDMGSSLSGGQKQRVILARALYRNPKLLFLDEATSHLDVMKERLVNDAVKALSLTKVIIAHRPETIASADRVLVMEQGRIVREIRPQQPATEPVAVPA, translated from the coding sequence ATGGTGGCGAGTGCTTGGGGAGCGGGGGTCGAGCTTCCTGAGCTTCGTCGTCGTTTTTCCATGTCTCTCAAGGGCGCCAAGCTCAACCAGCTGATCCATATCGCCCAACAACTCGGTTTCTCCACCCGTCCGCTGCGGCTGGACATGGAAGATCTGGGCAAGCTCAAACTGCCCTGCATCCTGCACTGGGATCTCAACCACTTCGTTGTATTGGCGAAGGTAGGCACGTCGAAAGTCACCATCCTCGACCCTGCGGTGGGCGAACGAATGCTCTCGTTCGCCGAAGTCTCCGATCACTTCACCGGCGTGGCGCTGGAGCTGACGCCTACCGCCGAGTTCAAGCCGCAAAAGGCGGTGCCAACCGTGAGGGCGCGCCAGCTCACGGGCCCGGTGCGAGGCCTGTGGCGCGCACTGGCGCAGATCCTGCTGCTGTCCGCGGCGCTTCAGGTTTTCGTGGTGCTGGCGCCGTTCTACATGCAGTGGGTGGTGGACCAGGTGCTGGTCTCTGCGGATCGCGACCTGCTGACGGTGCTCGGGCTCGGCTTCGGACTGGCGCTGGTCCTGCAGATCGGCATCAGCCTGCTGCGCGGCTGGTCCGTGGTCTACCTGTCGTCGCGGTTGGGCCTGCAGTGGATGGGCAACGTGTTCGCCCACCTTCTGAAGCTTCCACTGGATTACTTCGAGAAGCGCCATCTAGGCGATATCACCTCGCGCATGTCGTCGGTGCAGGCCATTCAGCGCACGCTGACCACCAGCTTCGTCGAGGCCCTCATCGATGGCCTGATGGCGGTGGTCACCCTGGGGCTGATGCTGTTCTACAGCTGGAAGCTGGCGCTGGTGACGTTGCTGGCCGTCATCCTGTATCTGGGCATCCGGGCCATCGCGTATCGGCCCGTCCGCGACCGCACCGAGCAGCAACTGGTCGCCGGCGCCAAGCAGCAGACCCACCTGCTGGAGTCGCTGCGCGGCATGCAGAGCCTGAAAGTGGCGGGCGAGGAGTCGCAGCGCCGTAGCACCTACGATAATCTGATGCACGATACCGTCGACCAGGAGGTCAGGCTGGCGCGCATGGGATTGGGCTTCAATAGTGCAAGCCAGCTGGTGTTTGGCATCGAGCGCATTGCGGTGATCTGGATCGGCGCCACGCTGGCGCTGCAGAGCGTGTTCTCGGTCGGCATGCTGATCGCCTATCTGGCCTACAAGGACCAGTTCGCCGGTCGCATGGCGGCCCTGATCGATCGGTGGGTCGAGTTCCGCATGCTGCGCCTGCATGGCGAACGCCTGGCCGATATCGTGCTGACGCCGCCGGAAGAGCAGGCCGCTCAACCCGAGTCGTTACCGCCGGCCAGTACACGGATCGAGGTGGAGAACCTCTCGTTCCGCTATGGCGACGGCGAGCCGTGGGTGCTGAAAGACTGCAATTTCACCATCGAGGCCGGGGACTCGGTGGCGATCATCGGCGCCTCGGGCTGTGGCAAGACCACGCTGGTCAAGCTGCTGCTCGGTCTGCTGCCGCCCACGGAAGGCGTCATCCGGGTGGGCGGGCACGACCTGCACAGGATCGGGCCGCGCAATGTCCGCACCCTCGTGGGCGCCGTCATGCAGGACGACCAATTGTTCGCCGGCAGCGTGGCCGACAACATCAGCTTCTTCGATCCGGAGATGGACCAGGCCCGCATCGAACATGCGGCGCGACTGGCGGCGGTCCACGACGAGATCGCCTTCATGCCGATGGGCTACCACAGCCTGATTGGCGACATGGGCAGTTCGCTGTCGGGCGGACAGAAGCAGCGGGTGATCCTGGCCCGGGCGCTTTATCGCAATCCCAAGCTGCTGTTTCTGGACGAGGCCACCAGCCATCTGGACGTGATGAAGGAGCGGTTGGTCAACGATGCGGTCAAGGCCCTGAGCCTGACCAAGGTGATCATCGCCCATCGTCCCGAAACCATCGCCAGTGCCGACCGCGTGCTGGTGATGGAGCAGGGGCGCATAGTCCGGGAGATCAGGCCGCAGCAGCCAGCAACGGAGCCGGTTGCCGTACCGGCGTGA